A genomic stretch from Bradyrhizobium sp. 195 includes:
- the petA gene encoding ubiquinol-cytochrome c reductase iron-sulfur subunit, whose translation MTTASSADHPTRRDFLFVATGAAAAVGGAAALWPFISQMNPDASTIAAGAPIEVDLSPVAEGQDIKVFWRGKPIYISHRTKKQIDEARAVNVASLPDPQTDEARVKSGHEQWLVVIGICTHLGCIPIAHEGSYDGFFCPCHGSQYDSSGRIRQGPAPANLPVPPYQFVSDTKIQIG comes from the coding sequence GTGACGACAGCGTCTTCGGCGGACCATCCGACACGCCGTGATTTCTTATTCGTTGCAACCGGGGCAGCTGCAGCAGTAGGGGGCGCAGCTGCGCTCTGGCCCTTCATTTCGCAAATGAATCCTGACGCCTCGACCATCGCCGCCGGTGCGCCGATCGAGGTCGATCTCAGCCCGGTCGCCGAAGGGCAGGACATCAAGGTGTTCTGGCGCGGCAAGCCGATCTACATCAGCCACCGCACCAAGAAGCAGATCGACGAGGCGCGCGCCGTCAACGTGGCGAGCCTGCCCGATCCGCAGACCGACGAGGCCCGGGTCAAGTCTGGCCACGAGCAGTGGCTGGTCGTGATCGGCATCTGCACCCATCTCGGCTGCATCCCGATTGCTCATGAAGGCAGCTACGACGGCTTCTTCTGCCCCTGCCATGGTTCGCAGTACGATTCGTCCGGCCGCATCCGCCAGGGGCCCGCGCCCGCGAACCTGCCGGTGCCGCCGTACCAGTTCGTTTCCGACACCAAAATCCAGATCGGCTGA
- a CDS encoding dienelactone hydrolase family protein — MGTAITFKRPDGKDASGYLANAARGNAPGVVVIQEWWGLSDQIKGLCDRFALAGFDALAPDLYKGKVVPYHDMESANKEMNSLDFMDATTQTVRGATQYLSRNGAKVGLTGFCLGGAVTIIGATKIPELAAGVVFYGIPPEQAAKPADVKIPLQAHFANKDDWCTPELVNGFEKAMKAAGKSLELFRYDAEHAFVNEQRQAVHDREAAELAWGRATEFFRKHLG; from the coding sequence ATGGGAACCGCCATCACCTTCAAGCGTCCGGACGGCAAGGACGCCTCGGGCTATCTCGCCAACGCCGCGCGCGGCAACGCGCCGGGCGTGGTCGTGATCCAGGAATGGTGGGGGCTGTCGGACCAGATCAAGGGCCTGTGCGACCGCTTTGCGCTGGCTGGTTTCGATGCGCTGGCGCCCGATCTCTACAAGGGCAAGGTGGTGCCGTACCACGACATGGAGAGCGCCAACAAGGAGATGAACTCGCTCGACTTCATGGACGCCACCACGCAGACCGTGCGCGGCGCCACGCAATACCTGTCGCGCAATGGCGCCAAGGTCGGGCTGACAGGCTTCTGCCTCGGCGGTGCCGTTACCATCATCGGCGCGACCAAGATTCCGGAGCTCGCGGCCGGCGTCGTGTTCTATGGCATCCCGCCCGAGCAGGCGGCCAAGCCCGCCGACGTCAAGATCCCGCTCCAGGCCCATTTTGCCAACAAGGACGATTGGTGCACGCCGGAGCTGGTCAATGGCTTCGAAAAGGCCATGAAGGCCGCCGGCAAGTCGCTCGAGCTGTTCCGCTATGACGCCGAGCACGCGTTCGTCAACGAGCAGCGCCAGGCCGTGCACGACCGCGAAGCCGCCGAGCTCGCCTGGGGCAGGGCCACGGAGTTTTTCCGGAAGCATCTGGGGTAG
- the fbcH gene encoding cytochrome b/c1: MSGPSDYQPSNPALQWIERRLPIFGLMHSSFVAYPTPRNLNYWWTFGAILSFMLGMQILTGVILAMHYTPHADLAFKSVELIVRDVNYGWLLRNMHAVGASMFFVAVYVHMFRGLYYGSYKEPREVLWILGVIIYLLMMATGFMGYVLPWGQMSFWGATVITNLFSAIPYVGESVVTLLWGGYSVGNPTLNRFFSLHYLLPFLIAGVVVLHVWALHVAGQNNPDGVEPKTEKDTVPFTPHATIKDMFGVACFMLLYAWFIFYMPNYLGDADNYIPANPGVTPPHIVPEWYYLPFYAILRSIPNKLAGVIAMFGAIIILCFLPWLDAAKTKSSKYRPLAKQFFWIFVVVCILLGYLGAQPPEGIYVVAGRVLTVCYFAYFLIVLPLLSRIEKPRPVPNSISDAVLAKTGSRSTPMVSTAIMLALAGSLFAGSIDSAKASEGSDTPPGNKWSFSGPFGKFDRGALQRGLKVYKEVCSSCHGLSYIAFRNLAEAGGPGYSVAQAAAFASEYKVKDGPNDAGDMFERAGRPADYFPSPFPNEQAARAANGGAAPPDLSLITKARSYKRGFPWFIIDFFSQYQEQGPDYVAAVLQGYEDKAPEGVTIPEGSYFNKYFPGHAIKMPKPLSDGQVTFDDGSPATVAQYAKDVTTFLMWTAEPHMEARKRLGFQVFVFLILFAGLMYFTKKKVWASSH; the protein is encoded by the coding sequence ATGAGCGGACCATCCGACTACCAGCCGAGCAATCCGGCCCTGCAATGGATCGAGCGGCGCCTGCCGATCTTCGGCCTCATGCACTCCTCGTTCGTCGCCTATCCCACCCCGCGCAACCTGAACTATTGGTGGACCTTCGGCGCCATCCTCTCCTTCATGCTGGGGATGCAGATCCTGACCGGCGTGATCCTGGCGATGCACTACACGCCGCATGCCGATCTCGCCTTCAAGTCGGTCGAGCTGATCGTCCGTGACGTGAACTATGGCTGGCTGCTGCGCAACATGCACGCGGTCGGCGCCTCGATGTTCTTCGTCGCGGTCTACGTCCATATGTTCCGCGGCCTTTACTACGGGTCGTACAAGGAGCCACGCGAGGTGCTGTGGATCCTCGGCGTCATCATCTACCTGCTGATGATGGCGACTGGCTTCATGGGTTACGTGCTGCCGTGGGGCCAGATGAGCTTCTGGGGCGCCACCGTCATCACCAACCTCTTCTCCGCCATTCCCTATGTCGGCGAGAGCGTCGTGACTCTCTTGTGGGGCGGCTATTCGGTCGGCAACCCGACGCTGAACCGCTTCTTCTCGCTGCATTACCTGCTGCCGTTCCTGATCGCGGGCGTCGTGGTGCTCCACGTCTGGGCGCTGCACGTGGCCGGCCAGAACAATCCTGACGGCGTCGAGCCGAAGACGGAAAAGGACACGGTGCCGTTCACGCCGCATGCCACCATCAAGGACATGTTCGGCGTGGCCTGCTTCATGCTGCTCTACGCCTGGTTCATCTTCTACATGCCGAACTATCTCGGCGACGCCGACAACTACATTCCGGCGAACCCGGGCGTGACGCCGCCGCACATCGTGCCGGAATGGTATTACCTGCCGTTCTACGCGATCCTGCGCTCCATCCCGAACAAGCTCGCGGGCGTCATCGCGATGTTCGGCGCGATCATCATCCTGTGCTTCCTGCCCTGGCTGGACGCCGCCAAGACGAAGTCGTCGAAGTATCGCCCGCTCGCCAAGCAGTTCTTCTGGATCTTCGTCGTGGTCTGCATCCTGCTCGGCTATCTCGGCGCGCAGCCGCCGGAAGGCATCTACGTCGTTGCCGGCCGGGTCCTGACGGTCTGCTACTTCGCCTACTTCCTGATCGTGCTGCCGCTGCTCTCGCGCATCGAGAAGCCGCGGCCGGTGCCGAACTCGATCTCGGATGCGGTCCTGGCCAAGACCGGGAGCAGGTCGACGCCGATGGTCTCGACCGCGATCATGCTGGCGCTCGCCGGTTCGTTGTTCGCGGGCTCGATCGACAGTGCGAAGGCGTCCGAAGGCAGCGACACGCCTCCGGGCAACAAATGGTCGTTCTCGGGCCCTTTCGGTAAGTTCGACCGTGGCGCGCTGCAGCGCGGCCTGAAAGTCTACAAGGAAGTCTGCTCCAGCTGCCACGGCCTGTCCTACATCGCCTTCCGCAACCTCGCCGAAGCAGGCGGACCAGGCTATTCAGTGGCGCAGGCGGCAGCCTTCGCTTCCGAGTACAAGGTCAAGGACGGCCCGAACGATGCGGGTGACATGTTCGAGCGTGCGGGGCGCCCGGCGGATTATTTCCCGTCGCCGTTCCCGAACGAGCAGGCCGCGCGTGCGGCGAACGGCGGCGCCGCGCCGCCCGACCTCTCCCTGATCACCAAGGCGCGCTCGTATAAGCGCGGCTTCCCCTGGTTCATCATCGACTTCTTCAGCCAGTATCAGGAGCAGGGCCCGGACTACGTCGCGGCGGTGCTTCAGGGCTACGAAGACAAGGCGCCGGAAGGGGTGACCATCCCGGAGGGCTCCTACTTCAACAAATACTTTCCCGGCCACGCCATCAAGATGCCGAAGCCGCTGAGCGATGGCCAGGTCACCTTCGACGACGGCTCGCCTGCCACAGTGGCGCAATATGCCAAGGACGTCACCACGTTCCTGATGTGGACCGCAGAGCCGCACATGGAAGCACGCAAGCGCCTCGGATTCCAGGTTTTCGTGTTCCTGATCCTCTTTGCAGGTCTGATGTACTTCACCAAGAAGAAGGTCTGGGCCAGCTCCCACTGA
- a CDS encoding adenine phosphoribosyltransferase produces the protein MTFDHDIKASVRTIPDYPKPGIMFRDITTLLADARAFRRAVDELVNPWAGNKIDKVAGMEARGFIIGGAVAHQLSAGFVPIRKKGKLPHTTVRIAYSLEYGIDEMEMHVDAIQPGERVILVDDLIATGGTAEGAVKLLRQIGANVVAACFIIDLPELGGAAKLRAMDVPVRTLMTFEGH, from the coding sequence ATGACCTTCGACCATGATATTAAGGCGAGCGTCCGCACCATTCCTGACTATCCCAAGCCGGGGATCATGTTCCGCGACATCACGACCTTGCTTGCGGATGCGCGCGCGTTCCGGCGCGCGGTCGACGAACTCGTCAATCCCTGGGCCGGCAACAAGATCGACAAGGTTGCCGGCATGGAGGCGCGCGGCTTCATCATTGGGGGCGCAGTGGCGCACCAGCTCTCGGCCGGCTTCGTGCCGATCCGCAAGAAAGGCAAGCTGCCGCACACGACCGTGCGCATCGCTTACTCTCTCGAATACGGCATCGACGAGATGGAGATGCATGTCGACGCGATCCAGCCCGGCGAGCGCGTGATCCTGGTCGACGATCTCATCGCCACCGGCGGCACCGCGGAAGGCGCGGTGAAGCTGCTGCGCCAGATTGGCGCCAACGTCGTCGCCGCCTGCTTCATCATCGACCTCCCCGAGCTCGGCGGCGCCGCCAAGCTGCGCGCCATGGACGTGCCGGTGCGCACGCTGATGACGTTCGAGGGGCACTGA
- the queE gene encoding 7-carboxy-7-deazaguanine synthase, translated as MSYAVKEIFLTLQGEGAHAGRASVFCRFAGCNLWSGREADRMDATCKFCDTDFVGTDGTLGGRYGSAVELADTIAAQWTASNANRYAVLTGGEPLLQVDAALIDALHARGFEIGVETNGTIEAPGGLDWICVSPKGGSELVLRQGHELKLVYPQALAAPEAFEGLAFERFSLQPMDGPEVIQNTARAIDYCLRHPQWRLSVQTHKTLGIR; from the coding sequence TTGAGTTACGCGGTCAAGGAAATCTTCCTGACCCTGCAAGGCGAAGGCGCCCATGCCGGGCGCGCGTCCGTGTTCTGCCGTTTTGCCGGCTGCAACCTCTGGAGCGGGCGCGAGGCGGACCGCATGGATGCGACCTGCAAGTTCTGCGACACGGATTTCGTCGGCACCGACGGCACGCTCGGCGGCCGCTACGGCTCGGCCGTGGAACTCGCCGACACCATCGCCGCGCAATGGACGGCATCCAATGCCAACCGCTACGCGGTGCTGACCGGCGGCGAGCCGCTGCTCCAGGTCGACGCCGCGCTGATCGACGCGCTCCATGCGCGCGGCTTCGAAATCGGCGTCGAGACCAACGGCACGATCGAAGCGCCGGGGGGGCTCGACTGGATCTGCGTCAGCCCCAAGGGAGGCAGCGAACTGGTGCTGCGCCAGGGCCACGAGCTGAAGCTGGTCTATCCGCAGGCCCTCGCCGCGCCTGAAGCCTTCGAGGGCCTCGCCTTCGAGCGCTTCTCGCTGCAGCCGATGGACGGACCCGAGGTTATCCAGAACACCGCGCGCGCGATCGACTATTGCCTGCGCCATCCGCAATGGCGGCTCAGCGTGCAGACGCATAAGACGCTCGGCATCAGATAG
- a CDS encoding GIY-YIG nuclease family protein, with protein sequence MSIDRKAAIAAYKERKTIAGIFVVRCTASGEAWVGQAPNLETIQNRIWFSLRHGSHACCSLQAAWNTHGETSLTFGECERLDDEESAYVRNALLKERMLHWRAELKAEMI encoded by the coding sequence ATTGACCGGAAAGCAGCGATCGCCGCCTACAAGGAGCGAAAGACCATCGCGGGCATCTTCGTCGTGCGCTGCACCGCCTCGGGCGAGGCTTGGGTCGGCCAGGCGCCGAACCTGGAGACGATCCAGAACCGCATCTGGTTCTCGCTACGCCACGGCAGCCACGCGTGCTGCAGCCTCCAGGCCGCCTGGAACACGCATGGCGAGACGAGCCTCACTTTCGGCGAATGCGAGCGCCTGGACGACGAGGAAAGCGCCTATGTCAGGAACGCGCTCTTGAAGGAGCGCATGCTGCATTGGCGGGCCGAACTGAAGGCCGAGATGATCTGA
- a CDS encoding tRNA (cytidine(34)-2'-O)-methyltransferase, giving the protein MQIALFQPDIPQNTGTILRLCACLGLAAHIIEPAGFPVSDRAFRRAGMDYLGHVSIVRHDSWQTFEDWRALHGYRLLLFTTKGATDYRDFRYQTSDILLFGRESAGVTDAVVEAADARLVIPIKAGLRSLNVAMTAAMAAGEALRQIRALQV; this is encoded by the coding sequence ATGCAGATAGCGCTTTTCCAGCCCGACATCCCCCAGAACACCGGCACGATTCTCAGGCTCTGCGCCTGCCTGGGACTGGCCGCCCACATCATCGAGCCCGCGGGGTTCCCGGTCTCCGACCGCGCGTTCCGCCGGGCGGGAATGGACTACCTCGGCCATGTCAGCATCGTCAGGCACGACTCCTGGCAGACATTCGAGGACTGGCGCGCCTTGCACGGCTACCGCCTGCTATTGTTCACCACCAAGGGCGCCACCGACTATCGCGATTTCCGTTACCAGACGTCGGACATCCTGCTATTCGGACGCGAGAGCGCCGGCGTCACCGACGCGGTGGTCGAGGCCGCGGATGCGCGGCTGGTGATTCCGATCAAGGCGGGGCTGCGGTCGCTCAATGTCGCCATGACCGCGGCGATGGCCGCCGGCGAGGCGCTGCGGCAGATCCGGGCCCTGCAAGTCTGA
- a CDS encoding anthranilate synthase component I → MNRTVFALPARSDYVTRAGLAITRVAEQFTGGANRLDDLINLLDRRRGVVLSSGTTVPGRYESFDLGFSDPPLKLETTGVNFKLEALNARGQVLIAFLTDVLREPCVVISEKTASRLAGHIIRGDAPVEEDQRTRRASVMSLVRDLVAAFSANDDGLLGLFGAFAYDLVFQIEDLVQKRARESDQRDIVLYVPDRLLAYDRATGRGVVLTYDFAWKGKSTEGLPRETAESPYLKTPRQGFADHAPGEYQATVETARAAFARGDLFEAVPGQLFAEPCDRSPAEVFQRLCVINPSPYGALMNLGEGEFLVSASPEMFVRSDGRRVETCPISGTIARGLDAIGDAEQIRQLLNSEKDEFELNMCTDVDRNDKARVCVPGTIKVLARRQIETYSKLFHTVDHVEGMLRPGFDALDAFLTHAWAVTVTGAPKLWAMQFVEDHERSPRRWYAGAIGAVNFDGSINTGLTIRTIRMKDGLAEVRVGATCLFDSDPAAEDRECQVKAAALFQALRGDPPKPLSTFAPDATGSGKQVLLIDHDDSFVHMLADYFRQVGADVTVVRHVHALDMLKRKRWDLLVLSPGPGRPEDFGIKKTIDAALEKKLPVFGVCLGVQAIGEYFGGELGQLTHPAHGRPSRVQVRGGRLMRNLPNEIVIGRYHSLFVERDSMPEVLSVTASTEDGVAMALEHKTLPIAGVQFHPESLMSLGNEVGLRIVENAFRLDARVD, encoded by the coding sequence ATGAACAGGACAGTCTTTGCCCTCCCGGCCCGAAGCGACTATGTGACCCGCGCAGGACTTGCGATCACGCGGGTGGCCGAGCAGTTTACCGGCGGCGCCAACCGGCTCGACGATCTCATCAATCTGCTCGACCGCCGCCGCGGCGTGGTGCTGTCCTCGGGCACGACCGTGCCCGGCCGTTACGAGAGCTTTGACCTCGGCTTCTCCGATCCGCCGCTCAAGCTCGAGACCACGGGCGTCAATTTCAAGCTGGAAGCGTTGAACGCGCGCGGGCAGGTGCTGATCGCCTTCCTCACTGACGTGCTGCGCGAACCCTGCGTGGTGATCTCCGAGAAGACCGCTTCGCGCCTGGCCGGCCACATCATCCGCGGCGACGCCCCGGTCGAGGAGGACCAGCGCACGCGCCGTGCCAGCGTGATGTCGCTGGTGCGTGATCTCGTTGCCGCCTTCTCCGCCAATGACGATGGGCTGCTCGGCCTGTTTGGCGCCTTCGCGTACGACCTCGTGTTCCAGATCGAGGACCTCGTGCAGAAGCGCGCACGCGAGAGCGACCAGCGCGACATCGTGCTCTACGTGCCCGATCGCCTGCTGGCTTATGACCGCGCCACCGGCCGCGGCGTGGTGCTCACTTACGACTTCGCCTGGAAGGGCAAGTCCACCGAGGGCCTGCCGCGCGAGACGGCCGAGAGCCCGTACCTGAAGACGCCGCGCCAGGGCTTTGCCGATCACGCGCCCGGCGAATATCAGGCCACGGTGGAGACCGCGCGCGCGGCTTTCGCCCGCGGCGATCTGTTCGAGGCGGTGCCCGGGCAACTGTTCGCCGAGCCCTGCGACCGCTCGCCGGCCGAAGTGTTTCAGCGCCTCTGCGTCATCAATCCGTCGCCCTACGGCGCGCTGATGAATCTGGGTGAGGGCGAGTTTCTCGTCTCCGCCTCGCCGGAGATGTTCGTGCGCTCGGACGGACGCCGGGTCGAGACCTGCCCGATTTCGGGCACCATCGCGCGCGGCCTTGATGCGATCGGCGATGCCGAGCAGATCCGCCAGCTCCTGAACTCGGAGAAGGACGAATTCGAGCTCAACATGTGCACCGACGTCGACCGCAACGACAAGGCGCGCGTCTGCGTTCCCGGCACCATCAAGGTGCTGGCGCGCCGGCAGATCGAGACCTACTCAAAATTGTTCCACACCGTCGATCACGTCGAGGGCATGCTGCGCCCCGGCTTCGACGCGCTCGATGCCTTCCTCACCCACGCCTGGGCGGTCACTGTCACCGGTGCGCCGAAGCTCTGGGCGATGCAGTTCGTCGAGGATCACGAGCGCTCGCCGCGCCGCTGGTATGCCGGCGCGATCGGTGCGGTGAATTTCGACGGCAGCATCAACACCGGCCTCACCATCCGCACCATCCGCATGAAGGATGGTCTGGCCGAAGTGCGCGTCGGCGCGACCTGCCTGTTCGATTCCGATCCCGCCGCGGAAGATCGCGAGTGCCAGGTCAAGGCCGCCGCCCTGTTCCAGGCACTGCGCGGCGATCCGCCAAAACCGCTGTCGACCTTCGCGCCGGATGCGACCGGTTCGGGCAAGCAGGTGCTGCTGATCGACCACGACGACAGTTTTGTGCACATGCTCGCCGATTATTTCCGCCAGGTCGGTGCCGACGTCACCGTGGTCCGGCACGTGCATGCGCTCGACATGCTGAAGCGGAAGAGGTGGGATCTGCTGGTGCTGTCGCCCGGCCCCGGCAGGCCGGAGGATTTCGGGATCAAGAAGACCATCGACGCTGCGCTGGAGAAAAAGCTGCCGGTGTTCGGCGTCTGCCTCGGCGTGCAGGCCATCGGCGAGTATTTTGGCGGCGAGCTCGGGCAGCTCACGCATCCCGCCCACGGCCGGCCCTCGCGGGTGCAGGTGCGCGGCGGACGGCTGATGCGCAATCTGCCGAACGAGATCGTCATCGGCCGCTATCACTCGCTGTTTGTCGAGCGTGACAGCATGCCGGAGGTGTTGTCCGTTACCGCCAGCACCGAGGACGGCGTCGCCATGGCGCTGGAGCACAAGACCCTGCCGATCGCCGGCGTGCAATTCCACCCGGAATCGCTGATGTCGCTCGGCAATGAGGTGGGACTACGTATTGTCGAGAATGCGTTCCGGCTGGATGCGCGCGTTGATTGA